In a single window of the Acyrthosiphon pisum isolate AL4f chromosome X, pea_aphid_22Mar2018_4r6ur, whole genome shotgun sequence genome:
- the LOC103311769 gene encoding piggyBac transposable element-derived protein 3-like, whose amino-acid sequence MSGRRFEQLLNSFSVEYADKIVSADGPMKKLEPMYTMLIDNFQNAFYPRIELSLDESLLLHRGRLGFRQYIKGKKAKYGIKFDELCCPDGYILNIEMYKGKQFSSAALTSKIDNLVLRLIAPYLNKGHHLFMDNYYNSVNLSNLLLKHKTHTTGTLRSNRRGNPKCVVQKKLKPGDHIWKRQNSVYISKWKDKRDVLCITTN is encoded by the coding sequence ATGTCGGGAAGACGGTTTGAGCAACTTCTAAATAGTTTTAGCGTTGAATATGCAGATAAAATAGTATCAGCTGATGGTCCAATGAAAAAACTTGAGCCGATGTACACAATGTtgattgataattttcaaaatgcttTTTACCCACGTATCGAACTCTCGTTAGACGAGTCTCTGCTTCTCCACCGTGGAAGGTTAGGTTTTCGTCAGTACATAAAAGGGAAAAAAGCGAAATACGGCATAAAATTTGATGAGCTTTGTTGTCCAgatggttatattttaaatatagaaatgtaCAAGGGAAAACAATTCTCAAGTGCGGCGCTAACgtcaaaaattgacaatttaGTACTACGGCTTATAGCtccatatttaaataaaggtcATCATTTATTTATggataattactataatagtgtCAACCTTTCGAATTTACTCCTAAAACACAAAACCCACACTACTGGCACATTACGAAGTAACCGAAGGGGCAATCCAAAATGtgttgttcaaaaaaaattgaaaccagGTGATCATATTTGGAAACGTCAAAATTCGGTTTATATCTCTAAATGGAAGGACAAGAGGGATGTCCTATGCATAACAACCAATTAA